In Lysobacter lycopersici, a genomic segment contains:
- a CDS encoding M61 family metallopeptidase translates to MAKFAWAFALLLATAGSRAQAEVPSTVADADWPGTISLQVDASDVERRIQQVRERIPVRPGPLTLWYPKWIPGNHSPTGPINQLAGLIVRGNGARIAWTRDDVDMYAFHIDVPQGIDAIDLEFQYLSPTAKDQGRVAMTPDMLDLQWHRVLLYPAGVDTDRIRVEPSLTLPQAWQSASALQVAARDGGTLHYASVSATTLVDSPVYAGRNYKRIALDADAKQPVFLDAFADDPEQLDISPTVLAAHRALVAEADTVFGTRPFAHYDFLLALSDTFSRIGLEHRQSSENGTPPDYLLGEAPFGNNTLLSHEYAHAWNGKFRRPSMLWTPNYNVPMRNELLWLYEGQTEYWSIVLAARAGLLTPQQARETLADLAATQAQRRGHDWRSLQDTMFEGIVEFNDAPQAWESWQRAYDFYSEGALLWLDVDTRIRELSNGKRSLDDFARGFFANAKDVETVSTYGFDDIVATLEAVQPGGWRDWLRQRLDGDKPLLGGIARGGWKLGYDATPNLAVEDNETADEVDDFRYSLGLKIDRDGGTIGEVVWDGPAFKAGLARDVIVVAVNGEDYDAKRLQRAIAVAKETTQPIELLVRQGERYRTVKIDWRDGLRAPHLVRDVNAPDLLGAILAPRR, encoded by the coding sequence ATGGCGAAGTTCGCATGGGCGTTCGCCCTGTTGCTGGCGACGGCGGGATCGCGGGCGCAAGCGGAAGTGCCGTCGACGGTGGCCGATGCCGATTGGCCGGGCACGATTTCCCTGCAGGTCGATGCCAGCGATGTCGAACGTCGCATCCAGCAAGTGCGCGAACGCATCCCGGTGCGGCCGGGACCGCTCACGCTGTGGTATCCGAAATGGATCCCCGGCAACCATTCGCCGACCGGGCCGATCAACCAGCTCGCCGGCTTGATCGTGCGTGGCAACGGCGCGCGCATCGCGTGGACGCGCGACGACGTGGACATGTACGCCTTCCACATCGACGTGCCGCAGGGAATCGACGCGATCGACCTCGAATTCCAGTACCTGTCGCCGACCGCGAAGGACCAGGGCCGAGTGGCGATGACGCCGGACATGCTCGACCTGCAATGGCATCGCGTGTTGCTGTATCCCGCCGGTGTCGACACGGACCGGATCCGGGTCGAACCATCGTTGACCTTGCCGCAGGCCTGGCAATCGGCGAGTGCGTTGCAGGTCGCCGCTCGCGATGGCGGCACGTTGCATTACGCGTCGGTGTCGGCCACCACGCTGGTGGATTCGCCGGTGTATGCGGGGCGCAATTACAAGCGCATCGCGCTGGACGCCGATGCGAAGCAGCCGGTGTTCCTCGACGCCTTCGCCGACGATCCGGAACAGCTCGACATCTCGCCGACGGTGCTGGCCGCGCACCGCGCGCTGGTCGCCGAGGCCGACACGGTATTCGGGACGCGTCCGTTCGCGCACTACGATTTCCTGCTCGCGCTGTCCGACACCTTCAGCCGCATCGGCCTCGAACACCGGCAGTCGAGCGAGAACGGCACGCCGCCGGACTATCTTCTCGGCGAAGCTCCCTTCGGCAACAACACCCTGCTGTCGCACGAGTATGCGCATGCGTGGAACGGCAAGTTCCGGCGTCCGTCGATGCTGTGGACGCCGAACTACAACGTGCCGATGCGCAACGAGCTGCTGTGGCTGTACGAAGGCCAGACCGAGTACTGGTCGATCGTGCTCGCCGCGCGCGCCGGCCTGCTGACGCCGCAACAGGCCCGCGAAACGCTCGCCGACCTCGCCGCGACCCAGGCGCAGCGCCGCGGCCACGACTGGCGCAGCCTGCAGGACACGATGTTCGAGGGCATCGTCGAATTCAACGACGCGCCGCAGGCCTGGGAAAGCTGGCAGCGCGCCTACGACTTCTATAGCGAAGGCGCCTTGCTGTGGCTGGACGTCGACACGCGCATCCGCGAACTGTCGAACGGCAAGCGTTCGCTGGACGATTTCGCGCGCGGGTTCTTCGCCAACGCGAAGGACGTGGAAACGGTTTCGACCTACGGCTTCGACGACATCGTCGCCACGCTGGAAGCGGTGCAGCCCGGCGGCTGGCGCGACTGGTTGCGCCAGCGCCTCGACGGCGACAAGCCGTTGCTCGGCGGCATCGCACGCGGCGGCTGGAAGCTGGGCTACGACGCGACCCCCAACCTCGCGGTCGAGGACAACGAAACCGCGGACGAAGTCGACGATTTCCGCTATTCGCTGGGGCTCAAGATCGACAGGGACGGCGGCACGATCGGCGAAGTGGTGTGGGACGGCCCCGCGTTCAAGGCCGGGCTCGCGCGCGACGTCATCGTGGTCGCGGTGAACGGCGAAGACTACGACGCGAAGCGCCTGCAACGCGCGATCGCCGTGGCGAAAGAGACAACGCAACCGATCGAATTGCTGGTTCGCCAGGGCGAACGCTACCGCACGGTGAAGATCGACTGGCGCGACGGCCTGCGCGCGCCGCACCTCGTGCGCGATGTGAACGCGCCGGACCTGCTCGGCGCGATCCTCGCGCCGCGACGCTGA
- a CDS encoding acyltransferase family protein, producing the protein MPANEATVADGTWPRNPGIDALRGVSILLVVIHHVALRIPPKQTALADVVPGRLLGALGYNGYEAVFVFFVISGFLIAGHSLRRWGSLAAIDLRAFYARRAARILPCLLLLLAVLSLLHLVGVPNYVIDKAGQSLGGALLSALGLYLNWYEGQTGWLPGGWDVLWSLSIEEVFYLGFPLACLLLRDVRALAVALAALALSLPVTRMALDGNEIWQEKAYLPGMAAIATGVLAAIFANRVSPSRAIARLLAFLGAAGLATVFVFGDLLWKAVGNGYMLVLTLSAASLVLGLHWNSREGARGLRGLGWLRSLGRLSYEVYLSHMFVVFAAVGLFRAMGGDVRSGAWWFPPVVLACWALAAAWAHAYSIPCERALRRRWSPQAARA; encoded by the coding sequence ATGCCGGCGAACGAAGCGACGGTTGCCGACGGCACGTGGCCGCGCAATCCGGGTATCGACGCGCTGCGCGGCGTGTCGATCCTGCTGGTCGTCATCCATCACGTCGCGCTGCGGATTCCGCCGAAGCAAACCGCGCTGGCGGATGTCGTGCCCGGGCGCCTGCTCGGTGCACTGGGCTACAACGGCTACGAGGCGGTGTTCGTGTTCTTCGTGATTTCGGGATTCCTGATCGCCGGTCATTCCCTGCGGCGCTGGGGTTCGTTGGCCGCGATCGACCTGCGCGCGTTCTACGCGCGCCGCGCCGCGCGCATCCTGCCCTGCCTGTTGCTGCTGCTGGCGGTGCTGTCGCTGTTGCACCTCGTTGGCGTGCCGAATTACGTCATCGACAAGGCGGGGCAATCGCTCGGCGGTGCGTTGCTGTCCGCGCTCGGCCTGTACCTCAACTGGTACGAAGGCCAGACCGGCTGGTTGCCGGGTGGCTGGGACGTGCTGTGGTCGCTGTCGATCGAGGAAGTCTTCTACCTCGGCTTCCCGCTTGCCTGCCTGCTGTTGCGCGACGTGCGCGCGCTCGCCGTTGCGCTCGCAGCGCTCGCCTTGTCGCTGCCGGTCACGCGCATGGCGCTGGACGGCAACGAGATCTGGCAGGAGAAGGCCTATCTCCCGGGCATGGCGGCGATCGCGACCGGCGTGCTCGCCGCCATATTTGCGAATCGCGTGTCGCCGTCGAGGGCCATCGCGCGCCTGCTGGCGTTCCTCGGCGCGGCGGGACTCGCGACGGTGTTCGTGTTCGGCGACCTGCTGTGGAAGGCCGTCGGCAACGGCTACATGCTGGTGCTCACGCTGTCCGCCGCGTCGCTGGTGCTGGGCCTGCACTGGAATTCGCGCGAGGGCGCCCGTGGCCTGCGAGGACTCGGCTGGCTACGTTCGCTCGGGCGCCTCAGTTACGAGGTGTACCTGAGCCACATGTTCGTGGTGTTCGCCGCGGTCGGCCTCTTCCGCGCGATGGGCGGCGATGTGCGTTCGGGCGCATGGTGGTTCCCACCGGTGGTGCTCGCCTGCTGGGCCCTGGCCGCGGCCTGGGCGCACGCGTATTCGATTCCCTGCGAACGCGCGTTGCGGCGGCGCTGGTCGCCGCAAGCTGCGCGCGCCTGA
- a CDS encoding hybrid sensor histidine kinase/response regulator has protein sequence MGRPTFGIRHQLWALFGLFLLTGASVLAIDEIAQQRSRVSLEQMKDQSLQRMRLLNAVSEGYAAGVVDTTFKARNALITWHEGVARVDAARSAIDGSWKRLEILPRTPEQHVLFEQAGAARVRADAAAASLRAILQREDIQELGRFADTDLYPAVDPVTTRLQKLSDAAMGQAEGLVQQDIARGRMASALRIGLSLLALLVAALAGRWILRNAYRGVESLTRLALRMREHDYAAEPHYRPSGELGEVMDAFLGMRDNVRDTEDRLNEQLANNERTRQSLLLRESLQRSLLDAAPVAIVALDSEGRYFLFNQGAERLFGYQAQEFVGRDAPMLDRVGDFAPPLMVQAGFAAMAKQWAERGGTAMPADWRLLRALAEQGVAPSEVPMLNRDGQAVHALLALAPLPDARRGGNGLLAVAADLTRIKQLEEDLRTSESRAREANEAKSAFLAAMSHEIRTPMIGVTGMVEILAHTNLDAEQRRSLNVIQSSAQSLLQIIGDILDFSKIEAGRMQLSPAATDLGKVARGVVANFSGSASSKGLVLGCSIDPQLGAAYWADALRLRQVLGNFVSNAIKFTERGRIDLALELQRRDGDRDVVCFRVSDTGIGVGKEAQAKLFQPFVQAEGDTTRRFGGTGLGLAICRRLAELMGGEVTMESEPGQGTTMRLLVPLQAAPEEEVETDAFDAIAPAAAGLAPRRLPSVAEAEAERSLVLLVDDHPTNRMVIARQLALAGYASEAAEDGAQGLAAWRSGRYALVLSDVHMPHMDGYQMARAIRTLEAKEGRGGHTPIVALTAATLKGEVERCLDAGMDDYLAKPVAIPTLVAALQRWLPHTATAATPPATPVDAPAPATALPQLHRPPPFDENVLATLTGGNDADLRALLDDYLASTREDLAVLEAARIDGDLPALTRQAHKLKGAARTVGALELADAAERLEAAARDGDWMAVPPLATDVATAGERLQLHVAERWPG, from the coding sequence GTGGGCCGGCCGACCTTCGGGATCCGCCACCAGCTCTGGGCCCTGTTCGGACTGTTCCTGCTGACCGGGGCGAGCGTGCTCGCGATCGACGAGATCGCGCAGCAGCGTTCGCGGGTATCGCTGGAACAGATGAAGGACCAGTCGCTGCAGCGCATGCGGCTGTTGAACGCGGTGTCCGAGGGCTACGCCGCCGGCGTGGTCGACACCACCTTCAAGGCGCGCAACGCCCTCATCACCTGGCACGAGGGCGTGGCCCGCGTGGACGCCGCGCGCAGCGCGATCGACGGCAGCTGGAAGCGGCTCGAAATCCTGCCGCGCACGCCGGAACAGCATGTGCTGTTCGAACAGGCCGGTGCCGCGCGGGTGCGCGCCGATGCCGCGGCCGCGAGCCTGCGCGCGATCCTGCAACGCGAGGACATCCAGGAACTCGGCCGTTTCGCCGACACCGATCTGTACCCGGCGGTGGATCCGGTGACCACCCGCCTGCAGAAACTGTCCGATGCGGCAATGGGCCAGGCCGAAGGCCTGGTGCAGCAGGACATCGCGCGCGGGCGCATGGCCAGCGCGCTGCGCATCGGCCTGTCGCTGCTGGCGCTGCTGGTCGCGGCGCTGGCCGGGCGCTGGATCCTGCGCAACGCCTATCGCGGGGTCGAAAGCCTCACCCGGCTGGCACTGCGCATGCGCGAGCACGATTACGCCGCCGAACCGCACTACCGCCCCAGCGGCGAGCTGGGTGAGGTGATGGATGCCTTCCTCGGCATGCGCGACAACGTGCGCGACACCGAGGACAGGTTGAACGAACAGCTCGCGAACAACGAGCGCACCCGGCAGTCGCTGCTGTTGCGCGAATCGCTGCAACGCTCGTTGCTGGACGCCGCGCCGGTGGCGATCGTCGCGCTCGACAGCGAGGGCCGCTATTTCCTGTTCAACCAGGGCGCAGAACGCCTGTTCGGGTACCAGGCGCAGGAATTCGTCGGCCGCGACGCGCCGATGCTCGACCGGGTCGGCGATTTCGCGCCGCCGTTGATGGTCCAGGCCGGCTTCGCTGCGATGGCGAAGCAATGGGCCGAACGCGGCGGCACGGCCATGCCCGCGGACTGGCGCCTGCTGCGTGCATTGGCGGAACAGGGCGTCGCGCCGTCCGAAGTGCCGATGCTGAATCGCGACGGACAAGCGGTGCATGCCTTGCTCGCGCTGGCGCCGCTGCCGGACGCGCGCCGCGGCGGCAACGGCCTGCTTGCGGTCGCCGCCGACCTGACCCGGATCAAGCAACTGGAGGAAGACCTGCGCACCAGCGAAAGCCGCGCGCGCGAGGCGAACGAGGCCAAGAGCGCGTTCCTCGCCGCCATGAGCCACGAGATCCGCACGCCGATGATCGGCGTCACCGGCATGGTCGAGATCCTCGCCCACACCAACCTCGACGCCGAGCAGCGGCGTTCGCTCAACGTGATCCAGTCCTCGGCGCAGTCGCTGCTGCAGATCATCGGCGACATCCTCGATTTCTCGAAGATCGAGGCCGGGCGCATGCAACTGTCGCCGGCCGCGACCGACCTGGGCAAGGTCGCGCGCGGGGTGGTCGCCAACTTCAGCGGTTCGGCTTCGAGCAAGGGCCTGGTGCTCGGCTGCAGCATCGACCCGCAACTGGGCGCCGCGTACTGGGCCGATGCGCTGCGCCTGCGCCAAGTGCTCGGCAATTTCGTTTCCAATGCGATCAAGTTCACCGAGCGCGGCCGCATCGACCTCGCGCTCGAACTGCAGCGCCGCGATGGCGACCGCGACGTGGTCTGCTTCCGCGTCAGCGACACCGGCATCGGCGTCGGCAAGGAGGCGCAGGCGAAGCTGTTCCAGCCCTTCGTGCAGGCCGAGGGCGATACCACCCGGCGCTTCGGCGGCACCGGCCTCGGCCTCGCCATCTGCCGCCGCCTCGCCGAACTGATGGGTGGCGAGGTGACGATGGAATCCGAACCCGGGCAGGGCACGACCATGCGCCTGCTGGTGCCGCTGCAGGCGGCGCCGGAGGAGGAAGTCGAAACCGATGCGTTCGACGCGATCGCGCCCGCGGCCGCCGGCCTCGCCCCGCGCCGCTTGCCGAGCGTGGCCGAGGCCGAAGCCGAGCGCAGCCTGGTCCTGCTGGTCGACGACCATCCGACCAACCGCATGGTGATCGCGCGCCAACTCGCGCTCGCCGGTTACGCCAGCGAAGCCGCCGAGGACGGCGCGCAGGGCCTCGCCGCGTGGCGCAGCGGGCGCTATGCGCTGGTGCTCTCGGACGTGCACATGCCGCACATGGATGGCTACCAGATGGCGCGCGCGATCCGCACCCTGGAAGCGAAGGAGGGCCGCGGCGGGCATACCCCGATCGTCGCGCTGACCGCGGCCACGCTGAAGGGCGAGGTCGAACGCTGCCTCGACGCCGGCATGGACGATTACCTCGCCAAGCCGGTCGCGATTCCCACCCTGGTCGCGGCCCTGCAACGCTGGCTGCCGCACACCGCCACGGCCGCGACGCCGCCGGCCACGCCCGTCGATGCGCCCGCGCCCGCCACCGCGTTGCCGCAGCTGCACCGCCCGCCGCCGTTCGACGAGAACGTGCTCGCGACGCTGACTGGCGGCAACGACGCCGACCTGCGCGCCCTGCTCGACGACTACCTCGCCAGCACCCGCGAGGACCTCGCCGTGCTCGAAGCCGCGCGCATCGACGGCGACCTGCCTGCGCTCACCCGCCAGGCGCACAAACTCAAGGGCGCGGCGCGCACGGTCGGTGCGCTGGAACTGGCCGATGCCGCCGAACGCCTCGAAGCCGCGGCCCGCGACGGCGACTGGATGGCGGTGCCGCCGCTGGCCACCGATGTCGCCACCGCCGGCGAACGCCTGCAGCTGCATGTGGCCGAGCGCTGGCCGGGGTGA
- a CDS encoding indolepyruvate ferredoxin oxidoreductase family protein — protein MTSTAELSSPASANTDLTHGVVDPDYTLADKYARTSGRIYLSGVQALVRLPMMQKLRDERAGLDTAGFVSGYRGSPLGGFDLELWRAKKQLEAAKVRFQPGLNEDLGATMVWGTQQAGLFPGAKHDGVFGMWYGKGPGVDRCGDVFKHANAAGTSKHGGVLALAADDHACRSSTLPHGSEHEFVSAMMPVLNPAGVQDILDMGVLGWAMSRYTGRWVGFKTIAETVESSASVEVDPFAIEIAMPGDFEMPPGGLNIRWPDPPLDQEMRLHRYAVKAAQAFARANRLDRVVIDSPNARLGIATTGKSYLDVLQALEVLGLDAAACRDLGIRVYKVGMTWPLEPVGIANFARGLEDILVVEEKHAFIESQMKEQFYNFEGRRPSIVGKYDESGEWILPSTNELTPARIARAIAARLSRFHQSEQIAAQLAFLTAKEAELALPRANFPRVPHYCSGCPHNTSTVVPEGSRAQAGIGCHYMVTWMNRDTDTFTHMGGEGVTWAGQAAFTDTPHVFQNLGDGTYFHSGSLAIRQAIAAGVNITYKILYNDAVAMTGGQPVDGTLTVPQIAQQMRSEGVQVIALVSDDIGKWNDPSRASKDVFPDGVSFHDRRELDAVQKQLREVKGTSILIYDQTCATEKRRRRKRGKMADPQKRVFVNTLVCEGCGDCGKKSFCVSVLPKDTEFGRKREIDQSNCNKDYSCVEGFCPSFVTVHGGAPRKGKKASAADRLANLPAPTFKTDLSQPWNILITGVGGTGVVTIGALLGMAGHLEGRGSTVLDQTGLAQKGGAVTTHVRIARTPDDIHAVRVAAGEADLVLGCDMVVVNDYWALSKIRAGRTSVVINTYEAMPGTFTTRPDLEFPAADIVEAVRVALGDAASSWLHEVDATKLATALMGDAIAANLFMLGHAWQQGLVPVSFEALMRAIELNGAAVEMNKTAFAWGRLAAIDANAVAEAAGAIRNAPTAAEATPHELPLLGATANEAHESGLSPQSGLRDEDELRHVPAANVGEVAFLPLDDLRLSRSLDELVARRVAFLGEYQDAKYAKRYSDFVAKVRAAESAKAPGSNDLSEAVARYFFKLMAYKDEYEVARLYTSGEFKRRLEQQFDGDYKLHFHLAPPLLAKKNAKGELVKREYGPWVFTAFKLLAKLRGLRGTALDVFSYTDERRGERALIGDYEKTVGGLLDKLDSGNIALAAEIAGIPEQIRGYGHVKHANLLAAKAREAELLAEWNNPLRVVVRAA, from the coding sequence ATGACCAGCACCGCCGAACTCTCCTCGCCGGCTTCGGCGAACACCGACCTCACCCATGGCGTGGTCGATCCCGACTACACCCTCGCCGACAAGTACGCGCGTACCTCGGGCCGCATCTACCTGTCCGGCGTGCAGGCGCTGGTGCGGCTGCCGATGATGCAGAAGCTGCGCGACGAACGCGCCGGGCTGGACACCGCCGGTTTCGTCAGCGGCTACCGCGGCTCGCCGCTGGGCGGTTTCGACCTGGAGCTGTGGCGCGCGAAGAAGCAGCTCGAGGCGGCGAAGGTGCGTTTCCAGCCCGGCCTCAACGAGGACCTCGGCGCCACGATGGTCTGGGGCACGCAGCAAGCCGGCCTGTTCCCGGGCGCGAAGCACGACGGCGTGTTCGGCATGTGGTACGGCAAGGGTCCGGGCGTCGATCGCTGCGGCGACGTGTTCAAGCATGCGAACGCGGCCGGCACCTCGAAGCACGGCGGCGTGCTCGCGCTCGCGGCCGACGACCACGCATGCCGCAGCTCGACCTTGCCGCACGGCAGCGAGCACGAATTCGTCAGCGCGATGATGCCGGTGCTGAACCCGGCCGGGGTGCAGGACATCCTCGACATGGGCGTGCTCGGCTGGGCGATGTCGCGTTACACCGGCCGTTGGGTCGGCTTCAAGACCATCGCCGAAACCGTCGAATCCTCCGCTTCGGTGGAAGTGGATCCGTTCGCGATCGAGATCGCGATGCCAGGCGATTTCGAAATGCCGCCGGGCGGACTCAATATCCGCTGGCCGGATCCGCCGCTGGACCAGGAAATGCGCCTGCACCGTTACGCGGTGAAGGCGGCGCAGGCCTTCGCGCGCGCGAACAGGCTCGACCGCGTGGTCATCGATTCGCCGAACGCGCGCCTCGGCATTGCCACCACCGGCAAGTCCTACCTCGATGTGTTGCAGGCGCTGGAAGTGCTGGGCCTGGACGCAGCCGCCTGCCGCGACCTCGGCATCCGCGTGTACAAGGTCGGCATGACCTGGCCGCTGGAACCGGTCGGCATCGCCAACTTCGCGCGCGGGCTCGAGGACATCCTCGTCGTCGAGGAGAAGCACGCCTTCATCGAGTCGCAGATGAAGGAACAGTTCTACAACTTCGAAGGCAGGCGTCCGTCCATCGTCGGCAAGTACGACGAATCCGGCGAATGGATCCTGCCGAGCACGAATGAGTTGACCCCGGCGCGGATCGCGCGCGCCATTGCCGCGCGGTTGTCGCGCTTCCACCAGAGCGAACAGATCGCCGCGCAGCTGGCCTTCCTCACCGCCAAGGAAGCCGAGCTCGCGCTGCCGCGCGCCAACTTCCCGCGCGTGCCGCATTACTGCTCGGGTTGCCCGCACAACACCTCGACCGTGGTGCCCGAAGGCTCGCGCGCGCAGGCCGGCATCGGCTGCCACTACATGGTGACGTGGATGAACCGCGACACCGACACCTTCACCCACATGGGCGGCGAAGGCGTGACCTGGGCCGGGCAGGCGGCGTTCACCGACACGCCGCACGTGTTCCAGAACCTCGGCGACGGCACCTATTTCCACAGTGGTTCGCTGGCGATCCGCCAGGCGATCGCGGCCGGCGTCAACATCACCTACAAGATCCTCTACAACGATGCGGTGGCGATGACCGGCGGCCAGCCGGTGGACGGCACGCTGACCGTGCCGCAGATCGCGCAGCAGATGCGTTCCGAAGGCGTGCAGGTGATTGCGCTGGTCAGCGACGACATCGGCAAGTGGAACGATCCGTCGCGCGCTTCTAAAGATGTGTTCCCCGATGGCGTCAGCTTCCACGACCGCCGCGAACTCGATGCGGTGCAGAAGCAGCTGCGCGAGGTGAAGGGCACCAGCATCCTGATCTACGACCAGACCTGCGCGACCGAGAAGCGCCGCCGGCGCAAGCGCGGCAAGATGGCCGATCCGCAGAAGCGCGTGTTCGTCAACACGCTGGTCTGCGAAGGCTGCGGCGACTGCGGCAAGAAATCGTTCTGCGTGTCGGTGCTGCCCAAGGACACCGAGTTCGGGCGCAAGCGCGAGATCGACCAATCCAACTGCAACAAGGATTATTCCTGCGTCGAAGGCTTCTGCCCCAGCTTCGTCACCGTGCATGGCGGCGCGCCGCGCAAGGGCAAGAAAGCATCCGCCGCGGATCGACTCGCGAACCTGCCGGCTCCGACGTTCAAGACCGACCTGTCGCAGCCCTGGAACATCCTGATCACCGGCGTCGGCGGCACCGGCGTGGTCACCATCGGCGCCTTGCTCGGCATGGCAGGCCATCTCGAAGGCCGTGGTTCGACCGTGCTCGACCAGACCGGCCTCGCGCAAAAGGGTGGCGCGGTGACCACGCACGTGCGCATCGCGCGCACACCGGACGATATCCACGCGGTACGCGTGGCCGCCGGCGAAGCCGACCTCGTGCTCGGCTGCGACATGGTCGTGGTCAACGATTATTGGGCACTGTCGAAGATCCGTGCCGGCCGCACGTCCGTCGTCATCAACACCTACGAGGCGATGCCGGGCACGTTCACGACGCGCCCCGACCTGGAATTCCCCGCCGCCGACATCGTCGAAGCGGTGCGTGTCGCACTCGGCGATGCCGCGTCATCTTGGCTGCACGAAGTCGACGCGACGAAACTCGCGACCGCGCTGATGGGCGATGCCATCGCCGCCAACCTGTTCATGCTCGGCCATGCCTGGCAGCAGGGCCTGGTACCAGTGTCGTTCGAGGCGCTGATGCGCGCGATCGAACTGAACGGCGCCGCGGTGGAGATGAACAAGACCGCGTTCGCCTGGGGCCGGCTCGCCGCGATCGACGCGAACGCGGTGGCCGAAGCCGCCGGCGCGATCCGCAATGCACCGACGGCCGCCGAAGCCACGCCGCACGAACTGCCGCTGCTCGGCGCGACCGCGAACGAGGCGCACGAATCCGGCCTTTCGCCGCAATCGGGATTGCGCGACGAGGACGAACTGCGCCACGTGCCGGCCGCGAACGTCGGCGAAGTGGCGTTCCTGCCGCTGGACGACCTGCGCCTGTCGCGTTCGCTGGACGAACTCGTCGCGCGCCGCGTCGCCTTCCTCGGCGAATACCAGGATGCGAAGTACGCGAAGCGGTATTCCGACTTCGTGGCGAAGGTGCGCGCGGCCGAATCTGCGAAAGCGCCGGGTTCGAACGACCTGTCCGAAGCCGTCGCCCGCTATTTCTTCAAGCTAATGGCGTACAAGGACGAATACGAAGTCGCGCGCCTCTACACCAGCGGCGAGTTCAAACGCCGGCTCGAGCAGCAGTTCGACGGCGATTACAAGCTGCATTTCCACCTCGCGCCACCGCTGCTGGCGAAGAAGAACGCCAAGGGCGAGCTGGTCAAGCGCGAATACGGCCCGTGGGTGTTCACCGCGTTCAAGCTGCTGGCCAAGCTGCGCGGCCTGCGCGGCACCGCGCTGGACGTGTTCAGCTACACCGACGAACGCCGCGGCGAACGCGCGCTGATCGGCGACTACGAGAAGACCGTCGGCGGCCTGCTCGACAAGCTCGACTCCGGCAACATCGCGCTGGCTGCGGAGATCGCCGGCATTCCGGAACAGATCCGCGGCTACGGCCACGTCAAGCACGCGAACCTGCTCGCGGCGAAGGCGCGCGAGGCGGAACTGCTGGCCGAGTGGAACAACCCGTTGCGCGTGGTGGTGCGCGCGGCCTGA
- a CDS encoding EAL domain-containing response regulator — MALSALRVLVVEDHGFQRRVALRLLAECGIEGVLEAADGTSALALLERQAQPPDVVLVDLDMPGMDGIEFIGHVAQRRLARAVALVSALDPALLNTVQTMARAYGLFVLGSVEKPLTGDKLQAVLAKYEERQAEAGEDEAIEVSGEDMRAALAAGEVVPWFQPQVEFGNGKAIGIEALARWRRADGHVVLPRHFIPVIERHGLAEALTEAMLVQACQWKRQWDDAGMRLRLSVNVSPATLHDPAAADHYQRLVQELGVDPADVVLEITESLVMADAARGLGVLARLRLKGFGLSIDDFGTGYSSLAQLSQVPFTELKIDQGFVTDAHAQPRKRAVVEASLDLARKLGLETVAEGVETTDDWQMLAALGCDAAQGFLVSPAVPGEELVATIGRWRRPN, encoded by the coding sequence ATGGCCCTGTCGGCACTACGTGTGTTGGTGGTGGAGGACCACGGCTTCCAGCGCCGCGTGGCGCTGCGCCTGCTCGCCGAATGCGGGATCGAAGGCGTGCTCGAAGCGGCCGACGGCACCTCCGCGCTCGCATTGCTGGAACGCCAGGCGCAGCCGCCGGACGTGGTCCTGGTCGACCTCGACATGCCGGGCATGGACGGCATCGAATTCATCGGCCACGTCGCCCAGCGCCGGCTGGCGCGCGCGGTGGCGCTGGTCAGCGCGCTCGATCCGGCGCTGCTCAACACCGTGCAGACCATGGCCCGCGCCTACGGCCTGTTCGTGCTCGGCAGCGTGGAGAAACCGCTGACCGGCGACAAGCTGCAGGCGGTACTGGCCAAGTACGAGGAGCGCCAGGCCGAGGCCGGGGAAGACGAGGCGATCGAGGTCAGCGGCGAGGACATGCGCGCCGCGCTCGCCGCCGGCGAAGTGGTGCCGTGGTTCCAGCCGCAGGTCGAGTTCGGCAACGGCAAGGCGATCGGCATCGAGGCGCTGGCGCGCTGGCGGCGCGCGGATGGCCACGTGGTGCTGCCGCGGCATTTCATCCCGGTGATCGAACGCCATGGGCTGGCCGAGGCGCTGACCGAGGCGATGCTGGTGCAGGCCTGCCAGTGGAAGCGGCAGTGGGACGACGCCGGCATGCGCCTGCGCCTGTCGGTGAACGTGTCGCCGGCGACGTTGCACGACCCGGCTGCCGCCGACCATTACCAGCGCCTGGTGCAGGAACTGGGCGTGGATCCGGCCGACGTGGTGCTGGAAATCACCGAAAGCCTGGTGATGGCCGATGCCGCGCGCGGGCTCGGCGTGCTCGCGCGCCTGCGGCTGAAGGGCTTCGGCCTGTCCATCGACGATTTCGGCACCGGCTATTCCTCGCTGGCGCAGCTCTCGCAGGTGCCCTTCACCGAACTCAAGATCGACCAGGGCTTCGTCACCGATGCGCACGCGCAACCGCGCAAGCGCGCGGTGGTGGAAGCCAGCCTCGACCTCGCGCGCAAGCTGGGCCTGGAGACCGTCGCCGAGGGCGTGGAAACCACCGACGATTGGCAGATGCTGGCCGCGCTCGGCTGCGATGCCGCGCAGGGCTTCCTGGTGTCGCCCGCGGTCCCGGGCGAGGAGCTCGTCGCCACCATCGGCCGCTGGCGCCGTCCCAACTGA